In Sphingobacterium zeae, one genomic interval encodes:
- a CDS encoding nuclear transport factor 2 family protein, translated as MNTLVKTFAAAALIAVSTFAMASEGPGAKATKANVNLSTADFALEHYVAVTTEGESAGVERLFAADFNQKIQATNAQTHGREAIVKLLKKQKGEKLNCTVSTDIIEESADYMVAKVTLKFENFTKTDLVTLERVGNDWKVCQSINSYK; from the coding sequence ATGAATACGCTAGTAAAAACATTCGCAGCAGCAGCTTTAATCGCAGTATCTACATTCGCTATGGCATCAGAAGGGCCAGGAGCAAAAGCAACAAAAGCAAACGTTAACCTTTCCACAGCAGACTTTGCTTTAGAACACTATGTGGCGGTAACTACGGAGGGAGAATCAGCAGGAGTAGAGCGGTTATTTGCGGCTGATTTTAATCAAAAGATCCAAGCTACAAATGCACAAACCCACGGCCGTGAAGCTATAGTTAAACTATTGAAAAAGCAAAAAGGAGAAAAACTAAACTGTACAGTAAGCACTGATATCATCGAGGAATCAGCAGACTATATGGTTGCTAAAGTAACCTTGAAATTTGAGAACTTTACGAAAACAGATCTAGTTACTTTGGAGCGTGTGGGCAATGACTGGAAAGTATGCCAATCGATCAATTCGTATAAATAG
- a CDS encoding thiol-activated cytolysin family protein has protein sequence MKQIFKLIYAVPILLYSCNKEGANRLDTAHVTQERVAKKDKGQWDKVYTIKDGKEIDITPSANSKLRASANTANVEQFYEIATLAPNYIFLGSVLSAQSINSGLYEPVGYTSLLKPKVTASFSLPVRSKEISPTRSGLNNAVIDAIGDKDFSGRQSQVFTYKMKQIDYYKEAKLAFGANINIASVFSMSASVASGKILQTSALVCDFSQTYFNVSMDIPDDGNIFKDEPTRQGFLAKNPVYVNSVNYGRKGIILVESSVNYSELSVAVRAAFTAGIVNGSVSLDANTKKILSEAQITICIIGGSGQDAVRTVKGFDEFQNFIINGGVYTTDVYGVPISFGGAYASTNGMFQTEFEL, from the coding sequence ATGAAACAGATTTTTAAATTAATTTATGCTGTACCAATTCTCCTTTATTCATGTAATAAGGAAGGAGCAAATCGTCTTGATACAGCTCATGTAACCCAAGAAAGGGTTGCCAAAAAAGACAAAGGTCAATGGGATAAAGTTTATACCATTAAAGATGGGAAAGAAATTGATATAACTCCTTCAGCAAATTCTAAACTTCGTGCTTCTGCAAATACTGCTAATGTCGAACAATTCTATGAGATAGCAACATTGGCCCCCAATTACATATTTTTAGGCTCAGTACTTAGTGCACAATCAATCAATAGCGGTTTGTATGAACCTGTAGGTTATACCAGCTTATTAAAGCCGAAGGTTACGGCTTCATTTTCACTTCCAGTACGGTCGAAGGAGATTTCTCCAACTCGTTCAGGTCTAAATAATGCGGTTATTGATGCTATCGGAGATAAAGATTTCAGCGGAAGACAATCACAGGTATTTACATACAAAATGAAACAGATAGATTACTATAAAGAAGCTAAGCTTGCTTTTGGAGCTAATATAAATATCGCCTCTGTTTTTTCAATGAGTGCATCAGTCGCCAGCGGCAAAATTCTGCAAACCTCTGCGCTAGTCTGTGATTTTAGCCAGACTTATTTTAATGTATCAATGGATATACCAGATGACGGAAATATTTTTAAAGATGAGCCAACCAGACAGGGATTTTTAGCGAAGAATCCGGTGTATGTTAATTCAGTTAACTATGGGCGCAAAGGGATAATTCTAGTAGAATCATCAGTAAATTACAGTGAGTTATCTGTAGCTGTACGCGCGGCGTTTACAGCAGGTATAGTAAATGGTTCTGTATCCTTAGATGCGAATACAAAAAAGATTCTATCCGAAGCTCAGATCACGATCTGTATCATAGGAGGAAGTGGCCAAGATGCTGTCCGTACGGTTAAAGGGTTTGATGAATTTCAGAACTTCATTATAAATGGTGGAGTCTATACTACGGATGTGTATGGCGTTCCTATTTCTTTTGGCGGTGCATATGCGTCGACAAACGGAATGTTCCAGACAGAATTCGAACTGTAA